A portion of the bacterium genome contains these proteins:
- a CDS encoding AI-2E family transporter, giving the protein MGKPTLTVAIAPRSIVIAIALFLLLLALKTFPLIVGLVLVSLVVASALEPPVRFLVAHRWPRPAAIGVIFLSLFAVGALLVLLVLPVVLEQARALVANLPGTVVAVQDWLSRLTRFYAARAGQSPEISRVVVEVSAWLSQRLGGWLQAGLSFTLQVASALAGLMMVLLSAFFLLLQGPELGRGFVSLFPARHRELIAAQFRPVIDRLGAYVRGQLMSMSALATMLAIGLSLIGLPYAWLIALLSGVLEIVPYLGFFTGVTLATLVGLTVSWKVMLLAWVVYAISNFIQANVLGPFIMARTVEISPLLVIYAVLIGSQLLGLVGAIVAVPVTAMLLVLIQNLYVPVMDRLTDDP; this is encoded by the coding sequence ATGGGTAAGCCGACCTTGACGGTTGCGATCGCCCCTCGCTCGATCGTTATTGCGATCGCCCTCTTTCTGCTGCTTCTCGCCCTCAAAACCTTTCCCCTCATCGTCGGGCTCGTGCTGGTGTCGCTGGTGGTGGCTTCGGCCCTGGAGCCCCCGGTACGCTTTTTGGTCGCGCACCGCTGGCCCCGGCCCGCCGCCATCGGGGTGATCTTCCTTAGCCTCTTCGCCGTGGGCGCCCTCTTGGTCCTCTTGGTGCTGCCGGTGGTGCTCGAGCAGGCCCGCGCGCTGGTCGCCAATCTCCCCGGCACCGTGGTTGCCGTTCAGGACTGGCTATCGCGCCTCACCCGCTTCTACGCGGCTCGGGCGGGGCAGTCTCCCGAGATCTCGCGGGTCGTCGTCGAGGTGAGCGCGTGGCTCTCCCAGCGGCTGGGCGGCTGGCTCCAGGCAGGGCTGTCCTTCACCTTGCAGGTCGCAAGCGCTCTTGCCGGCCTGATGATGGTGCTCTTGAGCGCCTTCTTCCTGCTGCTCCAGGGTCCGGAGCTCGGGCGGGGCTTCGTGTCGCTCTTCCCCGCGCGGCACCGCGAGCTGATCGCCGCCCAGTTCCGGCCGGTGATCGATCGCCTGGGGGCCTACGTGCGCGGGCAGCTGATGAGCATGTCCGCGCTGGCGACCATGCTCGCCATTGGCCTGTCGCTGATCGGCTTGCCGTACGCGTGGCTCATCGCGCTGCTCTCGGGAGTGCTCGAGATCGTGCCCTATCTGGGCTTCTTCACCGGCGTCACCTTGGCGACTCTGGTGGGGCTCACCGTCTCCTGGAAGGTCATGCTCCTGGCGTGGGTGGTTTACGCCATCTCCAACTTCATCCAGGCCAACGTGCTGGGGCCGTTCATCATGGCCCGGACGGTCGAGATCTCGCCGCTGCTCGTGATCTACGCGGTCCTCATCGGTAGCCAGCTGTTGGGGCTGGTGGGGGCGATCGTTGCCGTGCCCGTGACCGCCATGCTCCTCGTCTTGATCCAGAACCTGTACGTGCCGGTCATGGACCGCCTGACCGACGATCCTTGA